A window from Moritella yayanosii encodes these proteins:
- the yfaE gene encoding class I ribonucleotide reductase maintenance protein YfaE — MPITLTTDSGSFQVSSQDSSLLDTLERTGHQIEYQCRQGYCGACRTILTSGTVTYTTDPLATVAPGSILPCCCKADSDIKLTVTAVI; from the coding sequence ATGCCGATTACGCTGACAACTGATTCAGGGAGCTTTCAGGTTTCAAGCCAAGATAGCTCTCTGCTCGATACACTTGAGCGCACTGGACATCAAATTGAATACCAGTGCCGCCAGGGTTATTGTGGCGCTTGCCGCACGATACTCACTTCCGGCACAGTGACTTATACAACTGATCCGTTAGCCACCGTGGCACCCGGTTCGATATTACCTTGTTGCTGCAAAGCAGATAGTGATATTAAACTTACCGTGACAGCGGTTATATAA